TGCTTTTTCTCATAATACGGCCAAAAtactccaacttccgcacttttaCCGTTTTCAGGATTTCAAGATCTTTGCTATAAGATAATAGCTATTAGGTATCCGTTAGCGAAACGAAGAAACTAAGTTTTAATACTTTATACCATGCAcgttcgaacagtgcgtgttgccagtcaTGACATCCATGACATGAGTCATGAATCCGAGACATCGTCGCTAACTGTggccctcataagaaagctcagagtcactcagcgggcgatggagagagctatgcttggagtttctttacgtgatcgaatcagaaataTGGAGATCCGTACATAGTTcttaaaaccgatagacgttggggttccaaggtactgtcatggcgacctcgcaccggaagacgcaacgttggaagacccccactaggtggaaggacgacatcagacaagtcgcagggaaccgctggatttaggcggtgcaagaccgtggcgtttgaaagtccctacaagtgacctatgtccagccgtggacgtctataggtgaggatgataatgatgatgatgcgtgTTAAGCCGAAGAATGTTAGATACTTAGTAggtttacttacttaattcatTGTTTCCATAGTAAAGGTTCCCAAAATACACATCGGCACCATTTTTTACGTCATACCAATACTGGTAACCCTTCAGATCCATGATATCCCTGCCATTAACATctttaataatttcaaaaggAATGACAAATTCCATGTGAACATTTTCTGAAACATGCATTaggatatattattttaatggttcctatttttttttgtagtaattGATTTTTATACGGTCCGTACCGTTACCTCTGAGGGGATCAGGATCGAAAGCTCGCTTACCTACTATGTAAATTATATTTGAGAGGGTTAGGATTTAAAGCTCGCGGGTTTATCTATTTTCGATTATTACGTAGGTATACTTtggtttttttacttatttactcTGAAATTTGATGTTAATCTGTTGGTAAAAAGTTAATATAAAAGTTGGTACCTACGTTCAAAccaaacataatattgtaaaataattgatGAAAAATGACACaatttacttacttagtttatCAAACACTGGGGTTTTTTTCCACCTATCCCTACTAGTTActggtaagtacttattatttatttatttattatcccTACTGGTAGAGATGAGTGGAAACATAAGCTTTTGATTTTcacctcctcatttctgaggtGCAATATGTGCAATTGCAGGTTTGCTCTGCTTTACAATATGGAGGTAATTCTAATTACTTACTTAGCTTCATAGTTCCTTCACCTTCTCCTGTGATGGGTAAGGAGAGCAAAAATCCGTTTTTTACATAATGACCTTTCAATGTAAAGTCAGTGTGGAATAACAGTCGCATAACTTTCGAGGTTACATCAATGCTGAAAGAaagagttataaaaatattaaaaaccacCTAATTCAATTGTAACTGACCCCCCTCGATAAATTGATGAAACCCGTAATAAAAATTTAGATACAATTTTTTATACCGAAATCTATCCTgttactacttacttataacTAGAGAAGGAATGAAAATGTATGTATTATTATGTAGTAAGTATAGTTTCCACTACTTTTTACTAAGATATTACAGTGATCGCTATTGATTTGCTGTTATTCGTTGAGGAGTTTCGTCTCCATCTCCAAAACTTCACTTTTATAGGAAATCATTCTGACAGTACAATCTTTATAAAGAAAAAGAGTATTATCAAAACTAGATTCTGGCGCAACAGCGACAAAAAATTTTACTCCCTATCCCGAACAATTCCTAATATTTTTCGGCATAAAAACTATTATATGTATTGATCCGAAGTATTAGCTATAAGTGTGCCAAGTTGCGTTCAAATTCTCTCAATATTTTTAGCGTGAAGCGTGCAAAGACAGAAGAGagacaaaaataaatgatttgggGTCTAATATCGATATAATGCTTCCCCCgataagaatttttaaaacatattaggtaggtaagtatacaggATTCGTTCAGTTACAgttattttataagtaagtatagagaAAAGTTCTTGAAGACACAAACCTGAGGCTATCAATAATTGTGTTTTTTAGAccctgtaaataaatatttttccaatCAGCTTTGTATCCACCCTGGTCTATATGCAGGTTGGCAATGAACATGGTGTCAAGACGTTCGATGCCGAGCTCAGGAAGTCCGGCGGTGAGTGTCGGCACAGCCGCTTGAGCGCTCGCAGTCAGGCACGGCGAATCCCATAACAAACATTTGTATTGTATTATCAACGCTAGAAGTGAATAGAAGTTGATAAAAACAAGACTATAGATAGTTCTTCAGTTCATAGGCCAAAGTGTAACTGTctgtctataaatttaaacttaaaaggggcatcgcccacggcgactttttgcagCAATACGATACACCCGCAATAAggtatacatcatcatcatcatcatcatcaaccaatagacgtccacagctggacatagatctcttgtagggacttgcacacgccacggtcttgcgccgtctggatccagcggctccctgcgactcgtcggatgtcgtccgtccacctagtggggggtcttccaacgctgcgtcttccggtacgaggccgccattccagcaccttgggaccccaacgtctatcggttgtacgaactatgtgccctgcccattgccacttcaccttcgcaacccgttgacctatggtggttactctagttctcctacggatctcctcatttctgatttgatcacgtagaataactccaagcacagctctctccatttcccgctgagtgactctgagctttcttatgaggtcttACATACATGTATACAATACATCACCGATGCGTTGATGGCCACCGATGCGTTGATGACCCGCATACCTTCCACCTATCCCGATATTCGCTACTGTCGCGATTTAGAATCGCGTTGCAAGGCTGTATCGCCACAAAAAGTCGTCATTTGCGAAATATACTTTTATAAAACGTGACACACATCCCGATATGCCCGAAttatgtttctttttttaatcaCTTTTGTTATACCCAGtgatttttctaataatatttcctgaatatatttaaatatttgctataggtacttaaatattttcGAAGGGTTTCAATTACTTACGTGATCCAAAAATAAATGATATCTGcatcaaaacaaaaattgaaTAATATGTTACGGACTTCATGATTGTTTTACTATCGCCAAGTCTATCTGAATCACAACGATCTGAACCTACTAAGTCATAAATAGATGTGCTTCGCCCtttatgtacctaaccacaTTAGAACCTGTCCCACAATAGACCTTCCTAACAATACAAATAACATGATGATAATTAA
The Maniola hyperantus chromosome 11, iAphHyp1.2, whole genome shotgun sequence DNA segment above includes these coding regions:
- the LOC117986261 gene encoding circadian clock-controlled protein daywake-like; the protein is MKSVTYYSIFVLMQISFIFGSPLIIQYKCLLWDSPCLTASAQAAVPTLTAGLPELGIERLDTMFIANLHIDQGGYKADWKNIYLQGLKNTIIDSLSIDVTSKVMRLLFHTDFTLKGHYVKNGFLLSLPITGEGEGTMKLKNVHMEFVIPFEIIKDVNGRDIMDLKGYQYWYDVKNGADVYFGNLYYGNNELSRRMHTLIQQNWKFLTMKYGRYLFDKSNDKIFNAIRNFMHSRPLDVVALY